A genomic segment from Centroberyx gerrardi isolate f3 chromosome 22, fCenGer3.hap1.cur.20231027, whole genome shotgun sequence encodes:
- the pi15a gene encoding peptidase inhibitor 15-A, which translates to MKPQLFAIDFILLCISCGASALATSIPTVSTSLPAANFTNLGAAHSYGTDTTTISKTRRKRYITQNDMLAILDYHNKVRGKVFPPASNMEYMVWDDTLAKTAEEWAHACLWEHGPHNLLRFLGQNLSVRTGRYRSILQLVKPWYDEVKDYSFPYPRDCNPRCPLRCYGPMCTHYTQMVWATSNKVGCAVHTCHNMNVWGSVWKRATYLVCNYSPKGNWIGEAPYKVGVPCSACPPSYGGSCSNNMCFPALNTNYLHWFK; encoded by the exons ATGAAACCTCAGTTATTTGCCATAGACTTTATACTTCTGTGCATATCTTGCGGAGCAAGTGCATTGGCAACGAGTATTCCTACTGTGTCCACGTCGTTGCCAGCCGCCAATTTCACCAATCTTGGCGCAGCGCACAGCTATGGAACAGACACCACGACTATTTCTAAAACCAGGAGGAAGCGTTACATTACTCAAAACGACATGCTTGCCATTCTTGATTACCATAACAAAGTAAGAGGAAAAGTGTTTCCACCGGCTTCCAATATGGAATACATG GTGTGGGACGACACTCTGGCTAAGACAGCCGAGGAGTGGGCGCATGCCTGCCTGTGGGAGCATGGGCCACACAACCTCCTCAGGTTCCTGGGTCAAAACCTCTCCGTCAGGACAGGACG CTACCGATCCATTCTTCAGCTTGTGAAGCCATGGTACGATGAGGTTAAAGACTACTCTTTTCCATACCCAAGGGACTGTAACCCTAGATGCCCGCTCCGGTGCTATGGACCCATGTGTACACATTAtacacag ATGGTGTGGGCAACATCAAACAAAGTTGGCTGTGCTGTTCACACATGCCACAATATGAATGTATGGGGTTCAGTGTGGAAACGGGCAACATACTTAGTTTGCAACTACTCACCCAA gGGGAACTGGATTGGAGAGGCTCCCTACAAAGTAGGTGTACCTTGCTCAGCCTGCCCTCCTAGCTATGGGGGCTCATGCAGCAATAACATGTGCTTCCCTGCTCTCAACACAAACTACCTGCACTGGTTCAAATAA